In the Acropora muricata isolate sample 2 chromosome 1, ASM3666990v1, whole genome shotgun sequence genome, one interval contains:
- the LOC136910077 gene encoding uncharacterized protein: LRVNVCNGPCFPRIKASRFADINSVEQFIEDQENENTRKKTQQNVALLEEFLTLRNESRLIEEIAPKELNAHIAEFIITVRKKDGNEDYEPSSLRSLMASFERYVKKNFGFSIMKDAEFEQARKALQSKQKDLKQKGKGDKPNASVALTKEEIKLLYDKELLGTSTPEALLNTIWFNNMIHFGLRGCKEHGNMCWGDVQLRQTTNREEFLEYSERQTKTRTGENPEMLDKLNRKCFRFLEVKTIPLLPINYTQRNDQQK; the protein is encoded by the coding sequence CTGAGAGTGAATGTTTGCAACGGTCCATGCTTTCCCAGAATCAAAGCTTCAAGGTTTGCAGACATTAATTCAGTGGAACAATTTATCGAGGACCAAGAAAACGAAaatacaagaaagaaaactcaaCAGAATGTTGCTTTACTTGAGGAATTTCTGACGCTTAGGAACGAGTCAAGACTTATAGAAGAAATTGCCCCGAAGGAGCTGAATGCGCACATCGCTGAATTTATCATTACGGTTCGAAAGAAAGACGGCAACGAAGACTATGAACCCAGCTCCCTACGTTCTTTGATGGCCAGTTTTGAACGTTATGTAAAGAAGAATTTCGGATTCAGCATTATGAAAGACGCCGAGTTTGAACAGGCACGCAAAGctctacaatcaaaacaaaaggatctcaaacagaaaggaaaaggTGATAAACCTAACGCTTCAGTTGCTCTCACAAAAGAGGAAATAAAACTACTCTATGACAAAGAACTGTTAGGAACGTCGACTCCTGAGGCTCTGCTGAATACAATTTGGTTCAACAACATGATCCACTTCGGTCTTCGGGGGTGTAAGGAACACGGAAATATGTGTTGGGGCGACGTGCAACTACGCCAAACTACAAATAGAGAGGAATTTTTAGAGTATTCGGAGAGACAAACTAAGACTCGAACTGGCGAAAACCCCGAGATGTTAGACAAATTAAACCGAAAATGTTTTCGGTTCCTGGAAGTGAAAACGATCCCGTTGCTGCCTATCAATTATACGCAAAGAAACGACCAACAGAAATGA